The Candidatus Celerinatantimonas neptuna DNA segment GTGAGTTTAGTGAGTGAGTTGAGAATTTTTAAATCCAAAATACTCATTCAAAGCATGCAAGCTGACGAACTCAATCAATTGGTGAATGATTTTCGGTTATATAAAGGAAGTCATCTACTCCCTGCCACATTTGGCCGTGATGTATTCTATGACCATCTCAACACACTCAATATACTGAAAATCGAAGAAGTTAAGCATATCCATTTGGCGTCACAAGAGACCCCCTGGAAACCCAAAACAGAACAATATAATAAAACCAGTGATCATCATCTTGTTTACTGCCAGGGGACATCCAACCCGATGAACTATCTCTTAATGGCCATTCTGCGCCCTGATGCCCATCAGCAATCACGCAACCGCAATATCATGTACAACTTAGGTACCATGGCTGAACAATTTAGGCTGAAGTTTTAAAAGGCTT contains these protein-coding regions:
- the yafO gene encoding mRNA interferase toxin YafO, which codes for MQADELNQLVNDFRLYKGSHLLPATFGRDVFYDHLNTLNILKIEEVKHIHLASQETPWKPKTEQYNKTSDHHLVYCQGTSNPMNYLLMAILRPDAHQQSRNRNIMYNLGTMAEQFRLKF